From Canis lupus familiaris isolate Mischka breed German Shepherd chromosome 16, alternate assembly UU_Cfam_GSD_1.0, whole genome shotgun sequence, one genomic window encodes:
- the CLDN24 gene encoding putative claudin-24 encodes MALVFRVAMQFAGLFLSLLGWVLAIITTYLPHWKNLNLDLNEMENWTVGLWQACVTQEEVGTQCKDFDSFLALPAELRVSRVLMLLSNGLGLLGLLAAGLGLDCLRLGESRRGLKKGLLILGGTVLWAAGVAALVPVSWVAHRTVREFWDETVPEIVPRWEFGEALFLGWFAGFFLLLGGGLLNCAACSTRAARASGHYAGAETRTRCPYLENGTADPRV; translated from the coding sequence ATGGCTTTAGTCTTTAGAGTAGCAATGCAATTCGCCGGACTTTTCTTATCTTTGCTGGGATGGGTTTTAGCCATTATTACAACTTATTTGCCACATTGGAAAAACCTCAACCTGGACCTGAACGAAATGGAGAACTGGACCGTGGGGCTGTGGCAAGCCTGCGTCACCCAGGAGGAGGTGGGCACGCAGTGCAAGGACTTCGATTCCTTCCTGGCCCTGCCCGCCGAGctcagggtctccagggtccTCATGCTCCTGTCCAACgggctggggctcctgggcctgCTGGCCGCCGGCCTCGGCCTGGACTGCTTGAGGCTTGGAGAGTCGCGGCGAGGGCTCAAGAAAGGACTGCTCATCCTGGGAGGGACCGTGCTCTGGGCGGCGGGGGTCGCGGCCCTGGTCCCGGTGTCCTGGGTGGCCCACAGGACGGTCCGGGAGTTCTGGGATGAGACGGTGCCGGAGATCGTGCCCAGGTGGGAGTTTGGGGAAGCCCTGTTTCTGGGCTGGTTTGCTGGCTTTTTCCTCCTCCTGGGAGGGGGCCTGCTGAACTGTGCGGCGTGctccacccgggctgcccgcgcTTCGGGCCACTACGCAGGGGCAGAAACACGAACTCGGTGCCCGTACCTGGAAAATGGGACCGCAGACCCGAGAGTGTGA
- the LOC482919 gene encoding claudin-22: protein MMALEPRSVAQLAGASLSLLGWVLSCLTNYLPQWKNLNLDLNEMENWTVGLWQACVTQEEVGTQCKDFDSFLALPAELRVSRVLMFLSNGLGLLGLLAAGLGLDCLRLGESRRGLKKGLLILGGTVLWAAGVAALVPVSWVAHRTVREFWDETVPEIVPRWEFGEALFLGWFAGFFLLLGGGLLNCAACSTQAARASGHYVAAETQDRRQHPETNKTHLKI, encoded by the coding sequence ATGATGGCCTTGGAGCCCCGAAGCGTGGCGCAGTTGGCGGGGGCCTCCTTGTCCTTGCTGGGGTGGGTCTTGTCCTGCCTTACAAACTACCTGCCCCAGTGGAAGAACCTCAACCTGGACCTGAACGAAATGGAGAACTGGACCGTGGGGCTGTGGCAAGCCTGCGTCACCCAGGAGGAGGTGGGCACGCAGTGCAAGGACTTCGATTCCTTCCTGGCCCTGCCCGCCGAGctcagggtctccagggtccTCATGTTCCTGTCCAACgggctggggctcctgggcctgCTGGCCGCCGGCCTCGGCCTGGACTGCTTGAGGCTTGGAGAGTCGCGGCGAGGGCTCAAGAAAGGACTGCTCATCCTGGGAGGGACCGTGCTCTGGGCGGCGGGGGTCGCGGCCCTGGTCCCGGTGTCCTGGGTGGCCCACAGGACGGTCCGGGAGTTCTGGGATGAGACGGTGCCGGAGATCGTGCCCAGGTGGGAGTTTGGGGAAGCCCTGTTTCTGGGCTGGTTTGCTGGCTTTTTCCTCCTCCTGGGAGGGGGCCTGCTGAACTGTGCGGCGTgctccacccaggctgcccgcgcTTCGGGCCACTACGTGGCGGCAGAAACGCAGGATCGCCGTCAGCACCCGGAGACGAACAAAACCCACCTGAAAATCTAA